The following are encoded together in the Acinetobacter radioresistens DSM 6976 = NBRC 102413 = CIP 103788 genome:
- the gspI gene encoding type II secretion system minor pseudopilin GspI: MKPKGFTLLEVMVALAIFATAAVALTKVAMQYTQATSNAILRTKAQFVGMNEIALMEMNQAWLQGTESKQVTSQGETWQIDKQAASTISPNVQRIEVQISLFNTEQGKVENGIATLVFFNHPLKENTS, encoded by the coding sequence GTGAAACCTAAAGGCTTTACATTACTTGAAGTTATGGTTGCGCTAGCAATTTTTGCGACAGCAGCAGTTGCCCTGACAAAAGTAGCCATGCAATATACACAAGCCACCTCAAATGCAATTTTAAGGACAAAAGCGCAATTTGTAGGTATGAATGAAATTGCTCTCATGGAAATGAATCAGGCGTGGTTACAGGGAACAGAGTCTAAACAGGTAACATCTCAAGGTGAAACCTGGCAAATTGACAAACAGGCAGCTTCCACCATCAGTCCAAATGTACAGCGTATTGAAGTACAAATTAGTCTGTTTAATACAGAGCAGGGTAAGGTTGAAAATGGAATTGCGACCTTGGTGTTTTTTAATCATCCACTCAAAGAAAATACTTCATGA
- the gspJ gene encoding type II secretion system minor pseudopilin GspJ, with amino-acid sequence MKYKWGFTLVELLVAIAIFAALSALGWKVFDYLIKVKERNSIHEQNLARLQEAYQQILRDSLQLIPLTANNGGELRPALELNDQHFIFSKAGVTDPLGQGLGPYERIEYQYSSADQKLYRLKYQNLNTSTAIQPQSSVLLDQVEQYRISVLNPAELNRWPEGVLDPASQSEQLKILPRGFKINLTINGTEYEWIYSLLNTDDLKEKTINPS; translated from the coding sequence ATGAAATATAAATGGGGTTTTACTCTTGTGGAGCTGTTGGTCGCAATTGCGATTTTTGCAGCACTCTCTGCGCTGGGTTGGAAGGTTTTTGATTATCTGATCAAAGTAAAAGAACGAAATAGTATACATGAGCAAAATCTTGCCCGGTTACAGGAAGCTTATCAGCAAATCTTACGTGACAGCCTGCAACTGATTCCATTAACTGCAAATAATGGAGGAGAGTTGCGTCCTGCACTTGAATTAAACGATCAGCATTTTATTTTTAGTAAAGCTGGTGTAACTGATCCTTTGGGCCAAGGGCTGGGGCCTTATGAGCGGATCGAATATCAATACAGTAGTGCAGATCAGAAACTGTACCGGTTAAAATATCAAAACCTGAATACTTCAACTGCTATTCAGCCCCAGTCAAGTGTGCTTCTTGATCAGGTCGAGCAATACCGGATTAGCGTCTTAAATCCGGCTGAACTGAACAGATGGCCTGAAGGCGTATTAGATCCTGCTTCCCAATCAGAACAGCTTAAAATTCTACCGCGCGGTTTTAAAATCAATCTGACCATAAATGGAACTGAATACGAATGGATTTACAGCCTTTTAAATACAGATGATTTAAAAGAAAAAACAATAAATCCATCTTAA
- a CDS encoding prepilin-type N-terminal cleavage/methylation domain-containing protein, whose translation MIRSSSSAHYGFTLIELMVVIVIIGIMASLVVMNLNGIDQRKAMQAREVFLLDLQKINREANDQARILALETRSATDVNTFVYNLLEYQATADMKTTTGFLAPAPEKWQKYSEFPSRHLPPNVSFSIQPLDHDFQNASNEELLGSRAPKLIWLGNGEVRPVRIQFYLEQRPVGHEIEIDYLGKISET comes from the coding sequence ATGATCCGTTCATCTTCATCTGCTCATTATGGTTTTACCTTAATCGAACTGATGGTGGTCATTGTGATCATTGGTATTATGGCATCTCTTGTTGTAATGAATTTGAATGGTATTGATCAGCGTAAAGCAATGCAGGCTAGGGAAGTTTTTTTACTGGACCTGCAGAAAATCAACCGCGAAGCCAATGACCAGGCACGTATACTCGCACTTGAAACGCGCTCAGCTACTGATGTAAATACTTTTGTTTATAACTTGCTCGAATATCAAGCTACGGCTGATATGAAAACTACTACTGGGTTTTTAGCTCCTGCACCAGAAAAATGGCAGAAATATAGTGAGTTTCCTTCTCGACATTTGCCCCCAAATGTCAGCTTTAGTATTCAGCCTCTCGATCATGATTTTCAAAATGCCAGTAATGAAGAGTTATTAGGAAGCCGGGCACCTAAACTGATCTGGCTGGGAAATGGAGAAGTGCGACCTGTACGCATCCAGTTCTATCTGGAGCAAAGGCCGGTAGGTCATGAAATCGAAATTGATTATTTAGGTAAAATTAGTGAAACCTAA
- the tadA gene encoding tRNA adenosine(34) deaminase TadA — protein sequence MQQHEFDDHYWMQLAYEQAALAASKGEVPVGAVIVSNNQVIGVGHNQPIFKHDPTAHAEIQALREACQLTQNYRLPDDTTLYVTLEPCTMCVGALIHARVQRVVFGATEPKAGSLVSARRLLESGYYNHLFQFESGCLQEQCSQQLSDFFKMRREQKRQQSKL from the coding sequence ATGCAGCAACATGAATTCGATGATCATTACTGGATGCAGCTTGCCTATGAGCAGGCTGCACTTGCAGCGTCAAAAGGGGAAGTTCCGGTAGGTGCGGTAATTGTAAGTAATAACCAGGTTATTGGTGTAGGACATAATCAGCCAATTTTCAAGCATGACCCAACAGCTCATGCAGAAATACAGGCCCTTCGAGAGGCTTGTCAATTGACACAAAATTATCGACTGCCAGATGATACTACTTTATATGTCACTCTTGAGCCTTGTACAATGTGTGTAGGAGCATTAATCCACGCACGGGTGCAGAGAGTGGTTTTTGGAGCGACTGAGCCTAAAGCCGGATCGCTCGTCAGTGCGCGCCGCTTATTAGAGAGTGGTTATTATAATCATCTATTTCAATTTGAATCAGGCTGTTTACAAGAACAGTGTTCACAACAGCTAAGTGATTTCTTTAAAATGCGGCGTGAACAGAAGCGTCAGCAGAGTAAACTCTGA
- a CDS encoding enoyl-CoA hydratase/isomerase family protein has protein sequence MTNSPLLNSYHPDLVVEAADNGWRIVRLNRPKSLHALDESIVSALLKAFEDFQHDDQVKAIWLDSTTPKAFCAGGDVRKLRQLVINHEVDTANRFFEQEYALDLLIHNYAKPILVWGEGYVMGGGLGLFMAAPFRLVTPYSRLAMPEINIGLYPDVGASRFLADRGPIGLFTGLTGSIMTSAGAYGIGWATHICDAQRDVVLQKVISIDWNHYPAGSFRAIDDTLNSLHRPVAPGPLQNSLDVIHSVCRGINFEQDYQAIIGLSDARSDWLRQASENLQKGSPATAALTWLLWQWGRQVHSWNEVFELELQISNWKIRHPDFVEGVRARLVDKDLSPEWKQNADLSLRSILGDQPPVTTNESWNRLLKQYQVID, from the coding sequence ATGACAAATTCTCCCTTACTAAATTCTTATCATCCTGACTTGGTCGTTGAAGCCGCGGACAATGGCTGGCGTATAGTACGTTTAAATCGTCCGAAATCCTTGCATGCTCTGGATGAATCTATCGTTTCTGCATTACTGAAGGCTTTTGAAGATTTTCAGCATGATGATCAGGTCAAGGCTATCTGGTTAGATTCAACAACACCGAAAGCCTTTTGTGCAGGTGGAGATGTTCGTAAACTACGTCAATTAGTCATTAATCATGAAGTAGATACAGCGAACCGGTTTTTTGAACAGGAATACGCACTGGATTTACTCATTCATAATTATGCCAAACCAATTCTGGTCTGGGGAGAAGGTTATGTTATGGGAGGTGGGCTGGGCTTGTTTATGGCAGCACCGTTCCGGCTGGTCACTCCCTATTCGCGGTTAGCTATGCCTGAGATTAATATTGGTTTATATCCTGATGTCGGTGCAAGCCGTTTCTTGGCAGATCGGGGTCCGATAGGTTTATTTACCGGTCTGACGGGTTCAATTATGACCTCTGCTGGCGCTTATGGTATCGGTTGGGCAACCCATATCTGTGATGCACAGCGTGATGTAGTATTACAAAAAGTCATCAGTATTGATTGGAATCATTATCCTGCGGGAAGTTTCCGTGCGATTGATGATACCTTAAACAGCCTGCACCGACCGGTGGCCCCAGGCCCATTACAGAATTCACTTGATGTGATTCATAGTGTCTGCCGGGGTATAAATTTTGAACAGGACTATCAGGCTATTATTGGTTTAAGTGATGCTCGTAGTGACTGGTTGCGTCAGGCAAGTGAAAATCTGCAAAAGGGCTCGCCTGCCACAGCGGCACTTACTTGGCTGTTATGGCAATGGGGGCGTCAGGTTCATTCTTGGAACGAAGTATTTGAGCTTGAACTTCAAATTTCCAACTGGAAAATCCGCCATCCTGATTTTGTTGAAGGAGTACGTGCACGACTGGTGGATAAAGATTTGTCACCTGAGTGGAAACAAAATGCCGATTTAAGTCTGCGCAGTATCTTGGGTGATCAACCACCAGTAACCACAAATGAAAGCTGGAACAGACTACTTAAACAATATCAGGTGATTGACTGA
- the ung gene encoding uracil-DNA glycosylase, with amino-acid sequence MQLTEQQDEKLSKVQLDESWKYALADFLLGAKIEHLRNFLREEKKAQKTIYPPNPEIFKALNMTPLDQVKVVILGQDPYHGPNQANGLSFSVHRGVGLPPSLRNIFHELHTDLGVPEPHHGDLTKWAKQGVLLLNSVLTVEAGQPTSHQKQGWEDFTDYVIDVVNEQREHVVFILWGAYAQRKGQRINQDRHLVLKAAHPSPLAANRGGFFGCKVFSKTNNYLTQHGIEPIDWQLDA; translated from the coding sequence ATGCAGTTAACTGAGCAGCAAGATGAAAAATTGAGTAAGGTTCAGTTAGACGAAAGTTGGAAATATGCCTTGGCAGATTTTTTGCTGGGTGCCAAGATAGAACACTTGCGTAACTTCTTGCGAGAAGAAAAGAAAGCTCAAAAAACAATTTATCCCCCAAACCCGGAAATATTTAAGGCATTAAATATGACTCCACTTGACCAGGTGAAGGTCGTAATTTTGGGGCAGGATCCTTATCATGGGCCTAATCAGGCCAACGGGTTGAGCTTTTCTGTACATCGTGGTGTAGGTTTACCGCCATCATTACGTAATATTTTTCATGAACTGCATACTGATCTGGGTGTGCCTGAGCCTCACCATGGTGATCTGACCAAATGGGCAAAGCAAGGTGTATTACTGCTAAATAGCGTATTGACTGTTGAGGCAGGTCAGCCAACTTCTCATCAAAAGCAGGGCTGGGAAGATTTTACCGATTATGTGATTGATGTGGTAAATGAACAGCGGGAACATGTTGTCTTTATTTTATGGGGTGCATATGCACAGCGTAAAGGACAGCGAATTAATCAAGACAGACATTTGGTCTTGAAAGCTGCTCACCCTTCTCCTTTGGCAGCCAACCGTGGTGGTTTCTTCGGTTGTAAAGTATTCTCCAAAACAAATAATTATTTAACACAACATGGCATTGAGCCTATAGACTGGCAGCTGGACGCATGA
- a CDS encoding SRPBCC family protein produces the protein MNYIEVKKQFNAPVSEVFELLSKHSTYNTAFAPIQVVRSKDSADPQRPDGVGSVRRMGYGPVKPLQEEITLLEENKRIEYKIIKNPLIRHHLGRIEFEELAGDKTLVRYRIELQAKAPFVSKLILAQLKGAITLGLSKLAKSVS, from the coding sequence ATGAATTATATTGAAGTAAAAAAACAGTTTAATGCGCCTGTATCCGAAGTCTTTGAATTGCTCTCCAAGCATTCAACATATAATACAGCATTTGCACCTATACAGGTCGTGCGTAGTAAAGACTCAGCTGATCCGCAGCGTCCGGACGGGGTCGGATCAGTTCGCCGTATGGGATATGGACCAGTCAAACCTCTGCAAGAAGAAATTACACTGCTTGAAGAAAATAAGCGTATTGAATATAAGATTATTAAAAATCCTTTAATCCGACATCATTTAGGCCGAATTGAGTTTGAAGAGCTGGCAGGAGATAAAACTTTAGTGCGCTACCGGATTGAATTGCAGGCAAAGGCACCGTTTGTCAGTAAATTAATACTTGCACAGCTTAAAGGCGCGATTACACTAGGTCTCTCAAAGTTAGCAAAATCAGTTTCTTAA
- the gspK gene encoding type II secretion system minor pseudopilin GspK, which translates to MRQQQGIALITILMMVALATILAATIAKRQSQTADNTAYLMRQDQSLLYAKSAEAFFSEILQQDKENAGDIDHLQEIWAQPMPAFPVEDGYISGRLKDESGKFNLNNLVKVDGTVNPDAQAWFERLLVRVGLPAELSQAVIDWQDPDDLTIGAMGAESSYYQGLNQPHLTPNTRFFSIEELKQVRGFEGKKYQLIAPYVSALPAETKININTAPALVLASMDEKLDLNAVTDALQRKQSNMEYFNATGDLWGLEPFDQISATNKAQVNPLLDIKSDFFKAEIEVRLSERKRQFTTYFKRDENQIYVYFRSLAPF; encoded by the coding sequence ATGCGGCAGCAACAGGGTATAGCACTTATTACTATTCTGATGATGGTTGCCTTGGCAACCATTCTGGCTGCCACTATTGCCAAGCGGCAAAGTCAGACAGCAGATAACACCGCTTACCTGATGCGACAGGACCAATCTTTACTCTATGCAAAAAGTGCTGAAGCATTTTTCTCTGAAATCCTGCAACAAGACAAAGAAAATGCTGGAGATATTGATCATTTACAGGAAATTTGGGCACAGCCTATGCCCGCCTTTCCCGTAGAAGACGGTTATATTTCAGGTCGTTTAAAAGATGAAAGCGGAAAGTTTAATTTAAATAATTTGGTTAAGGTAGATGGTACGGTTAATCCGGATGCTCAGGCCTGGTTTGAGCGCTTGCTGGTCCGTGTTGGTCTGCCTGCCGAACTAAGCCAGGCAGTGATTGACTGGCAGGACCCTGACGATCTGACTATAGGTGCTATGGGCGCGGAAAGCAGTTATTATCAAGGTTTGAATCAACCTCATCTTACTCCCAATACCCGGTTTTTTAGTATTGAAGAGCTGAAGCAGGTAAGAGGGTTCGAAGGAAAAAAATACCAATTGATAGCGCCTTATGTAAGTGCATTACCAGCAGAGACCAAAATTAATATCAATACAGCACCTGCTTTGGTTCTTGCCAGTATGGATGAGAAGCTTGATCTGAATGCTGTCACAGATGCTTTGCAGCGTAAGCAAAGTAATATGGAATACTTTAATGCCACAGGCGATTTGTGGGGACTTGAGCCATTCGATCAGATAAGTGCTACCAACAAAGCACAAGTAAATCCATTGCTGGATATAAAGTCAGATTTTTTTAAAGCTGAAATTGAAGTACGGCTCTCAGAACGTAAACGGCAGTTCACAACATACTTTAAACGCGATGAAAACCAGATCTATGTATATTTTCGAAGTCTTGCCCCATTTTAG
- a CDS encoding 6-pyruvoyl trahydropterin synthase family protein — protein MLIRKLFKFENAHIVRNCTSDRCKRSIHGHSYKVELLLKANRLDHGQMVYDFGLLKGVIKDLFDSFDHAICFWQNDDQEYIAACKKFSARWIALPVSPSAEQFSRIFFFLAQQVLNSTVTQNGEGDVEVYSVIVHETDTGYAQSFQEDIENRQMGLLQLEQIEFSEQVQQEWADPTMYERLKQGLKFENPGVELQVKL, from the coding sequence ATGTTAATTCGTAAGTTATTTAAGTTTGAAAACGCTCATATCGTGCGAAATTGCACTTCGGATCGCTGTAAGCGTTCAATTCATGGCCATAGCTACAAGGTTGAGTTGTTACTCAAGGCTAACCGGTTGGATCATGGACAGATGGTCTACGACTTCGGCCTGTTGAAAGGGGTGATTAAAGATCTTTTCGACAGTTTTGACCATGCCATCTGTTTTTGGCAAAATGATGACCAGGAATATATTGCAGCGTGCAAAAAATTTAGTGCGCGCTGGATAGCTCTGCCTGTTTCACCCTCTGCTGAACAGTTTTCGCGCATTTTCTTCTTTCTAGCCCAGCAGGTTCTAAATTCAACCGTTACCCAGAACGGGGAAGGTGATGTTGAGGTTTACTCGGTAATTGTGCATGAAACAGATACAGGTTATGCACAGAGTTTTCAGGAAGATATAGAAAATAGGCAAATGGGTTTATTACAGCTTGAACAGATCGAATTTTCTGAACAGGTTCAGCAAGAATGGGCCGATCCGACCATGTATGAAAGATTGAAACAGGGTTTGAAATTTGAAAATCCTGGAGTTGAGCTGCAGGTCAAGCTTTAA
- the cmk gene encoding (d)CMP kinase, which translates to MTVQIITIDGPSGSGKGTLAAKLAEYYGYHLLDSGALYRLLGLSLHKRDLFEELESNLAGCADMAAQLNIRFKSTDQGTKIYLDDEDVTQTIRTERVGEYASKVAAVPELRAALFTRQRDFAQQPGLVADGRDMATTIFPEAQAKIYLTASAESRAERRVKQLQGMGLDVKISDILANIQARDKRDMEREVAPLKPAPDAYIIDSSNLSIDQVFKLMVNYVDAQLAH; encoded by the coding sequence ATGACAGTTCAAATTATTACTATCGATGGTCCAAGTGGTTCAGGAAAGGGGACATTAGCAGCGAAGCTCGCCGAATATTATGGTTATCATTTACTTGATTCGGGAGCCTTATATCGCCTTTTAGGGCTGTCATTACATAAACGTGACCTGTTTGAAGAATTGGAAAGCAACCTGGCTGGCTGTGCAGATATGGCTGCACAGTTGAATATACGCTTTAAAAGCACTGATCAGGGCACGAAAATCTATTTAGATGATGAAGATGTTACTCAGACTATTCGTACTGAACGGGTTGGAGAATATGCCTCAAAAGTAGCTGCTGTGCCAGAACTGCGCGCAGCCCTGTTTACACGGCAGCGTGATTTTGCACAGCAGCCGGGCCTAGTTGCAGATGGTAGGGATATGGCTACAACTATCTTTCCTGAAGCGCAGGCGAAAATCTATCTGACTGCATCTGCCGAGTCGCGTGCAGAGCGCCGCGTAAAACAGTTGCAGGGTATGGGGCTGGATGTTAAAATAAGCGACATTTTAGCTAATATACAGGCGCGCGACAAAAGAGATATGGAACGTGAAGTTGCTCCTCTTAAGCCTGCACCAGATGCTTATATTATTGATAGCTCAAATTTGAGCATAGATCAAGTGTTTAAGTTGATGGTCAACTATGTCGATGCCCAATTAGCGCACTAA